The proteins below are encoded in one region of Paracoccus methylovorus:
- a CDS encoding TRAP transporter small permease — protein MSFAEKTLIALSSILVALMVVLMNVEVFMRYAFSTSTKISEEFSGYMFAIATVLAFVPALMRGRFLRIGAGLALMPLRIRAVFELLVGLISAAFCLVLTVQVWSLFRTSVEFGSVSEGYSATPLMYPQAILAPALALLSVAMLARGITLSRELWQGNTSMLMEEENVVD, from the coding sequence ATGTCATTCGCAGAAAAAACATTAATCGCACTGTCATCCATCCTTGTTGCGCTGATGGTGGTGTTGATGAATGTCGAGGTTTTCATGAGATATGCTTTCTCGACCTCGACCAAGATATCCGAAGAGTTCTCGGGCTATATGTTCGCCATTGCGACTGTGCTGGCGTTCGTGCCCGCGCTGATGCGGGGGCGGTTCCTGCGCATCGGTGCGGGACTTGCATTGATGCCGCTGCGCATACGGGCGGTATTTGAACTGCTGGTCGGGCTTATTTCGGCGGCATTCTGCCTCGTGCTGACAGTGCAGGTCTGGTCGCTGTTTCGCACCAGTGTCGAGTTCGGATCCGTATCCGAGGGGTATTCCGCAACCCCTCTGATGTATCCGCAAGCCATCCTGGCCCCGGCGCTGGCTCTTTTGTCGGTGGCGATGCTGGCGCGCGGCATCACGCTGTCGCGCGAGCTGTGGCAGGGCAATACGAGCATGCTCATGGAGGAAGAGAATGTCGTGGACTGA
- a CDS encoding TRAP transporter large permease encodes MFVLVGGFLLLMVLGLPVALAMATSSLAYILIYNVAPDLIAAQRMVAGVESFPLLAVPFFILAGNLMNCAGITGRIYNFALALVGWMKGGLGQVNIIGSVVFSGMSGTALADAAGIGTIEIKAMKDHGYPVEAAVGVTAASATLGPIFPPSLPFVIYGMMANVSIGALFMAGILPGIVMTLLMMGTVTYLAWRNGWGADTKFDLRRLAEAGLEVVVVFCFPLAVYVLTSMDVSTNIAVLGSLVVLIALDWRFDFSAVMALMTPMILIGGMTLGWFTPTEAAMAAVLWSLFLGLVRYRSMTMRMLAKASFDTIETTASVLFIVTAASIFAWLLTVSQAAHMFSTLILGLTDNKWVFLILANILMLIIGCFLDTIAAITILVPLMLPIAAAYGIDPVHFGLIMVLNLMIGLLHPPLGMVLFVLSRVAKLSVERTTMAILPWLVPLLLALLLITFIPQISLWLPTYIGLMN; translated from the coding sequence ATGTTTGTCCTTGTCGGAGGATTCCTGCTTTTGATGGTGTTGGGCTTGCCAGTCGCGCTGGCGATGGCGACATCGTCTCTCGCCTATATCCTGATCTACAATGTCGCCCCCGACCTGATCGCAGCGCAGCGGATGGTCGCCGGGGTCGAAAGCTTTCCCTTGTTGGCCGTCCCGTTCTTCATCCTGGCGGGTAATCTGATGAACTGCGCGGGGATTACCGGGCGGATCTATAATTTCGCGCTGGCGCTGGTCGGCTGGATGAAAGGCGGGCTGGGACAGGTGAACATCATCGGCTCGGTCGTGTTCTCGGGAATGTCGGGAACGGCGCTGGCAGATGCGGCCGGCATTGGCACCATCGAGATCAAGGCGATGAAGGATCACGGCTATCCGGTCGAGGCCGCGGTCGGCGTCACGGCCGCCTCGGCGACGCTGGGGCCGATATTTCCGCCCTCACTGCCTTTCGTCATCTATGGGATGATGGCCAACGTCTCGATCGGGGCGCTGTTCATGGCCGGCATTTTGCCCGGCATCGTCATGACGCTGCTGATGATGGGAACCGTAACCTATCTTGCCTGGCGCAACGGTTGGGGCGCGGATACGAAATTCGACTTGCGGCGTCTGGCCGAGGCAGGGCTGGAAGTGGTGGTGGTTTTCTGCTTTCCGCTGGCGGTCTATGTCCTGACCTCTATGGACGTTTCCACAAATATCGCCGTGCTCGGCTCTCTTGTCGTGCTTATCGCGCTGGATTGGCGGTTCGATTTTTCGGCAGTGATGGCGCTGATGACGCCGATGATCCTGATCGGCGGCATGACGCTGGGATGGTTCACCCCGACCGAGGCGGCGATGGCTGCCGTGTTGTGGTCGCTGTTTCTGGGCCTTGTGCGCTATCGCAGCATGACCATGCGGATGCTGGCCAAGGCCAGCTTCGACACCATCGAGACTACCGCATCGGTGCTGTTCATCGTCACCGCCGCCTCGATATTCGCATGGCTGCTGACGGTCAGTCAGGCCGCACATATGTTCTCGACGCTGATCCTTGGGCTGACGGACAACAAATGGGTCTTTCTGATTCTGGCCAATATCCTGATGCTGATCATCGGCTGCTTCCTCGACACGATCGCCGCGATCACCATTCTTGTTCCCCTGATGCTGCCGATTGCCGCCGCCTATGGCATCGACCCGGTTCATTTCGGGCTGATCATGGTGCTGAACCTGATGATCGGGCTGCTGCATCCGCCATTGGGAATGGTGCTGTTCGTCCTATCGCGGGTGGCAAAGCTATCGGTCGAGCGGACGACCATGGCGATCCTGCCTTGGCTGGTGCCGTTGCTGCTGGCGCTGCTGCTGATCACCTTCATCCCGCAGATCAGCCTGTGGCTACCGACCTATATCGGTCTGATGAACTAA
- a CDS encoding TRAP transporter substrate-binding protein yields the protein MRKSMFRIIAGAIVCAGGSVVTAAEFEWKMFTIYDVAGNQTAWARGFAEDVSKSTDGRLNIRVFSGSEMPYKGVDVYRALSRHQIEIGHSPTGFIASDLPVVGAMAMPFVCTDPQKFFDTALPKVRPMMDEAISEKFRSTPIIHWIMPGQQIWSVPPIHTLDDLQGKKIRTWNREQVETLDSFGASSVSIATVELTQALQLGTVDGAITAAINANNWHWTQILKNAYMFNITLSHEVISVNNDALAELPEDVRAAFLEAAARWEVKFREEVAKLDEHAREQLTADGMILTEPSAEDAATLREQTMGIADAWAQANGDVAAQILTGLREGCN from the coding sequence ATGCGCAAGTCAATGTTTCGAATAATCGCGGGGGCAATCGTCTGTGCCGGAGGGTCGGTCGTCACGGCTGCCGAATTCGAATGGAAGATGTTCACGATCTATGACGTGGCCGGCAATCAGACTGCATGGGCACGGGGGTTTGCAGAAGATGTCAGCAAATCCACCGACGGCCGACTGAACATCCGTGTCTTTTCAGGCAGCGAAATGCCCTACAAGGGCGTGGATGTCTATCGCGCGTTAAGCCGCCACCAGATCGAGATCGGCCACTCGCCCACCGGGTTCATCGCAAGCGATCTGCCTGTCGTGGGGGCGATGGCGATGCCTTTTGTCTGCACCGACCCGCAGAAATTCTTCGATACCGCCCTGCCCAAGGTAAGGCCGATGATGGACGAGGCGATTTCCGAGAAGTTCCGTTCCACGCCCATCATTCACTGGATCATGCCCGGTCAGCAGATCTGGTCCGTTCCCCCAATCCACACGCTGGACGACTTGCAGGGCAAGAAAATCCGCACATGGAACCGCGAGCAGGTCGAGACGCTGGACAGCTTTGGCGCAAGCAGCGTGTCCATTGCCACCGTCGAACTGACGCAGGCACTGCAACTGGGCACGGTGGACGGCGCAATCACGGCGGCGATCAACGCCAACAACTGGCATTGGACGCAAATCCTGAAAAACGCCTATATGTTCAACATCACGCTGTCGCATGAGGTTATCTCGGTCAACAATGACGCGTTGGCCGAATTGCCCGAGGATGTGCGCGCAGCCTTTCTGGAGGCGGCCGCCCGTTGGGAGGTCAAGTTCCGGGAAGAAGTCGCCAAGCTTGATGAGCATGCGCGCGAACAGTTGACGGCCGACGGCATGATCCTGACCGAACCGAGTGCTGAGGATGCGGCAACGCTGCGCGAGCAAACGATGGGCATCGCCGACGCCTGGGCGCAAGCCAACGGCGATGTAGCAGCCCAGATCCTTACCGGCCTGCGCGAAGGCTGCAACTAG
- a CDS encoding SMP-30/gluconolactonase/LRE family protein: MYAPPPRITAEVYARLPDELRKKERGGEWFSHQPAMGQHHSVLEGPSFDGEGNLYCVDIPWGRIFRIDPNGNFKVVADYDGWPNGLRIHRDGRIFVADHKHGIMILDPDTGEVTPFLERFQIERLKGVNDLYFAQNGDLYFTDQGLTGLHDPTGRVFRVSASGQVDCLLDNVPSPNGLVLSLDERVLYLAVTRANAIWRVPFSDDGSVAKVGNFIQMTGGGGPDGISMDEAGNLAVCQIGMGALWLFNPQGEPILRVDSPKGRQTTNVAFGGPGRKTAFITECEEGAILKVDMPHAGKPMFSGF, encoded by the coding sequence ATGTATGCACCACCCCCCCGGATCACCGCCGAAGTCTATGCCCGCCTGCCAGACGAGCTGCGGAAAAAAGAACGCGGCGGCGAATGGTTCAGCCATCAGCCCGCCATGGGCCAGCATCATTCGGTGCTGGAGGGCCCTTCGTTCGATGGCGAAGGCAACCTTTATTGTGTCGATATCCCCTGGGGTCGGATTTTTCGCATTGATCCCAACGGAAACTTCAAGGTGGTGGCCGATTATGACGGCTGGCCGAACGGACTGCGCATCCATCGCGACGGGCGCATATTCGTGGCAGACCACAAGCATGGGATCATGATCCTTGACCCTGATACGGGCGAGGTGACGCCCTTCCTTGAGCGGTTCCAGATCGAGCGGCTGAAAGGCGTGAACGATCTATATTTCGCGCAGAACGGCGACCTGTATTTTACCGATCAGGGCCTGACGGGCCTGCATGATCCGACCGGCCGGGTGTTCCGTGTCAGCGCCAGCGGGCAGGTCGACTGCCTGTTGGACAATGTGCCTAGCCCCAACGGCCTTGTCCTGTCACTTGACGAAAGGGTGCTTTATCTTGCCGTTACCCGCGCCAATGCGATTTGGCGTGTCCCCTTTTCCGATGACGGATCGGTGGCCAAGGTTGGCAACTTTATCCAGATGACCGGTGGGGGCGGCCCGGACGGCATCAGCATGGACGAGGCCGGCAACCTTGCCGTCTGCCAGATCGGCATGGGGGCATTGTGGCTGTTCAACCCTCAAGGAGAGCCGATCTTGCGTGTCGACAGCCCCAAAGGGCGGCAGACAACCAATGTCGCCTTTGGCGGGCCTGGTCGCAAAACCGCCTTCATCACCGAGTGCGAAGAGGGTGCGATCCTGAAGGTCGACATGCCGCATGCAGGTAAGCCGATGTTCTCGGGCTTCTGA
- a CDS encoding creatininase, which yields MTSSVFYSEHAWPELEARISAGAPIFLPLGATEQHGRHMAINVDVELPTAVAARAAALTGGLVLPTLAYGNRSQPKSGGGPGFPGTLNLTAGTFSLVVRDVICELFRQKVRKIVTVNGHYENIGPTIEGIELALDRIGRDRADGLVILRVDHWDLVRPETLARIFPDGYPGIELEHASVIETSMMMALRPELVDLEKAMHDGPAAFLPYDRYPRPCEEVPPSGVLSLTEGSSAEKGEWLLSDCTAGIVEAVAREFN from the coding sequence ATGACAAGCAGCGTTTTTTATTCCGAACACGCATGGCCGGAGCTAGAGGCCAGAATTTCGGCCGGCGCGCCGATCTTCCTGCCCCTGGGCGCGACAGAGCAACATGGACGCCATATGGCAATCAACGTCGATGTGGAGCTCCCCACCGCGGTGGCCGCACGCGCTGCGGCGCTGACCGGCGGTTTGGTTCTGCCAACCCTGGCCTATGGCAACCGCTCTCAGCCCAAGTCGGGCGGCGGCCCCGGCTTTCCGGGGACACTCAATCTGACCGCGGGCACCTTCTCACTGGTGGTGCGCGACGTCATTTGCGAGCTCTTCCGGCAGAAGGTGCGCAAGATTGTCACCGTGAATGGTCATTATGAGAACATCGGCCCGACCATTGAGGGCATTGAACTGGCGCTTGACCGGATAGGCCGGGATCGGGCCGATGGTCTGGTAATCCTGCGTGTCGACCACTGGGACCTTGTGAGGCCCGAGACGCTTGCGCGCATTTTCCCTGATGGATACCCGGGCATCGAGCTCGAACATGCCTCGGTCATCGAGACCTCGATGATGATGGCATTGCGTCCGGAGCTGGTTGACCTGGAAAAAGCCATGCATGACGGCCCCGCCGCATTCCTTCCTTATGACCGCTATCCTCGCCCCTGCGAAGAGGTGCCACCATCGGGCGTGCTTTCGCTGACGGAGGGCTCCTCTGCCGAGAAGGGCGAATGGCTGCTGTCCGACTGCACTGCCGGGATCGTCGAAGCGGTCGCACGCGAATTCAACTGA
- a CDS encoding SMP-30/gluconolactonase/LRE family protein encodes MFPLPDIITAEAFAEVPKALHWTGEPTPWLEGRPWGKPGSFLEGPGFGRDGFLYCVDIPYGRIFRIAPDGTFELFVQYDGEPNGLRIHRDGRIFVADHKRGIMIIDPISRMAEPYVEQVEGKRLIGPNDLVFTPKGEIYFTDMGDSDLDRPDGRLVHIDTRGNARIVLDNLAAPNGLALNGAGTMLYLNMFRENAVWQMRLQPDGGVSRVSRFLQLSGGLGPDGLLTDSADNLLVVHGGLGCVWVFSPLGEPLQRVVSPRGKMTTNLAFGVTDPHQIYITDSTTGTILTARLPVPGRLPYSHTTE; translated from the coding sequence ATGTTTCCACTTCCCGATATCATCACGGCCGAGGCGTTTGCCGAAGTGCCGAAGGCGTTGCATTGGACGGGTGAGCCGACGCCCTGGCTGGAAGGCCGCCCTTGGGGTAAGCCCGGCTCCTTTCTCGAAGGGCCGGGTTTTGGCCGTGACGGATTTCTCTACTGCGTCGATATTCCCTATGGCCGCATTTTTCGTATCGCACCTGACGGCACGTTCGAGCTGTTCGTCCAATACGACGGAGAGCCGAACGGCCTGCGCATCCATCGCGACGGCCGGATCTTTGTTGCGGATCATAAACGTGGGATCATGATCATCGACCCGATCAGCCGCATGGCCGAACCCTATGTGGAACAAGTCGAAGGCAAACGTCTGATCGGCCCCAACGATCTGGTCTTCACACCGAAAGGCGAGATCTATTTCACCGACATGGGAGATTCCGATCTGGACCGTCCCGACGGACGGCTTGTCCATATCGACACGCGAGGCAATGCTAGGATCGTGCTGGACAATCTGGCCGCACCGAACGGGCTGGCACTGAACGGTGCCGGAACGATGCTTTATCTGAACATGTTCCGCGAGAACGCCGTTTGGCAGATGCGCCTGCAACCCGACGGCGGTGTCAGTCGTGTCAGCCGGTTCCTGCAACTCTCGGGCGGACTTGGGCCGGATGGCCTGCTGACCGACAGCGCCGACAATCTTTTGGTCGTCCATGGTGGCCTTGGTTGCGTCTGGGTTTTCAGCCCGCTTGGAGAGCCGTTGCAGCGCGTGGTTTCGCCCCGAGGCAAGATGACGACGAATCTGGCCTTTGGCGTAACCGACCCGCATCAGATCTACATCACCGACTCGACCACCGGCACCATTCTGACTGCACGACTGCCCGTACCGGGTCGCCTGCCCTATTCGCACACAACGGAATGA
- a CDS encoding TRAP transporter large permease, translated as MSWTELVILYSCVLIGCLAGGVYIGVAMGLAGLAGITMMFGTSLWQSIGDIVWNNATNFTLVAIPLFILMGEIILQGGVAARFYSGLSRVFRHIPGGLAQTNIAGCAVFSAVSGSSVATAMTVGSVAVGEMRKRGYKDSLTMGTLTAGGSLGILIPPSIPMIVYASMTHESVIDLLMAGIVPGVVLALFFCVYIGIRAVLDPSLVPSKDEAMSETGGNLIRDSLPIILLVGGVIIGMYVGAFTATEASAAGVVLSALIAWYYGGLSWQAIKVSFSNAVASSAVIMFITICAQILQYGIVVTGFGDGIATFIKGMNLSPFVFFCILLMIYIFLGMVMEGLSMMLVTVPLIYGPMMAMGFDGVWLGILIILYIELGQIHPPVGLNLFAIQSIAPDTKLATIAWSSLPYCFIIIGFAFLIYAFPQIVLWLPNTLR; from the coding sequence ATGTCGTGGACTGAACTGGTCATCCTTTACTCCTGTGTGCTGATAGGCTGCCTGGCGGGGGGCGTATACATCGGCGTCGCCATGGGTCTTGCCGGGTTGGCGGGCATCACCATGATGTTCGGAACCTCGCTTTGGCAGTCGATCGGCGACATCGTCTGGAACAACGCGACCAACTTTACGCTGGTCGCAATCCCCCTGTTCATCCTGATGGGCGAGATCATCTTGCAGGGTGGCGTGGCCGCGCGGTTCTATTCCGGCCTGTCGCGGGTGTTCCGCCATATTCCAGGTGGGCTGGCGCAGACCAATATCGCCGGCTGTGCAGTGTTTTCGGCGGTCAGCGGTTCATCGGTTGCCACCGCAATGACGGTCGGCTCGGTCGCCGTGGGCGAGATGCGCAAGCGCGGCTACAAGGACAGCCTGACGATGGGCACCCTGACGGCGGGTGGCAGCCTTGGCATCCTGATCCCGCCCAGCATCCCGATGATCGTTTATGCCTCGATGACCCATGAATCGGTGATCGACCTGTTGATGGCAGGGATCGTTCCGGGGGTCGTCCTCGCCCTGTTCTTCTGCGTCTACATCGGTATCCGCGCCGTTCTGGATCCCAGCCTTGTGCCATCCAAGGACGAGGCGATGTCCGAGACCGGTGGCAACCTGATCCGCGATTCCCTGCCCATCATCCTGCTGGTGGGCGGTGTCATCATCGGCATGTATGTCGGCGCCTTCACCGCGACCGAGGCGTCGGCTGCGGGTGTGGTGCTGTCTGCACTGATCGCGTGGTATTATGGCGGGCTGAGCTGGCAGGCGATTAAGGTGTCGTTCTCGAACGCGGTGGCATCCAGTGCGGTTATCATGTTCATCACCATCTGCGCGCAGATCCTGCAATACGGGATTGTCGTCACAGGTTTTGGCGATGGGATCGCGACCTTTATCAAGGGCATGAACCTTAGTCCCTTCGTGTTCTTCTGCATCCTGCTGATGATCTACATCTTCCTTGGCATGGTCATGGAAGGGCTGTCGATGATGCTGGTCACGGTGCCGCTGATCTATGGCCCGATGATGGCGATGGGCTTTGACGGTGTATGGCTGGGGATTCTGATCATCCTGTATATCGAGCTGGGCCAGATTCATCCGCCCGTCGGACTGAACCTTTTTGCGATCCAGTCGATCGCACCTGACACCAAGCTGGCAACGATCGCCTGGTCGTCCTTGCCCTATTGCTTCATCATCATCGGCTTTGCCTTTCTGATCTACGCGTTCCCGCAGATCGTGCTGTGGCTGCCGAACACGCTACGCTGA
- the speB gene encoding agmatinase — MTSYHQPVNAAAVPRFAGRSTFMRLPAVDSAEGLDIALVGIPWDGGTTNRAGARHGPREVRNQSSLMRSAHHVSGIAPYQIANIADVGDLPVNPIDLLDGISRIEEGMSRIVATGALPLSIGGDHLTTLPVLRAVNKSGRAGVRPLGMIHFDAHSDTNDSYFGGNRYTHGTPFRRAIEEGILDPARIVQIGIRGSVYETGEHDWAKAQGVRIIYMEEFARRGVDDVMAEVLDIVGKQETYVTFDVDSIDPSMAPGTGTPEIGGLTTREAQQMLRQLHGVNIVGADVVEVAPPFDIGGMTALVGATVMFELLCILADQVRRNRAA; from the coding sequence ATGACAAGCTATCATCAACCCGTGAACGCCGCTGCGGTTCCGCGCTTCGCCGGCCGCTCCACCTTCATGCGTCTCCCCGCGGTGGATTCCGCTGAGGGGCTCGATATCGCATTGGTCGGCATTCCCTGGGATGGCGGCACCACCAATCGGGCCGGCGCGCGCCATGGGCCACGTGAGGTGAGAAACCAGTCAAGCCTGATGCGCAGTGCCCACCACGTTTCTGGAATCGCACCCTACCAGATCGCCAATATTGCCGATGTGGGCGATCTGCCCGTGAACCCCATCGATCTGCTCGACGGGATCTCCCGCATCGAAGAGGGCATGTCACGGATCGTCGCGACGGGCGCTCTGCCTCTGTCCATCGGGGGCGACCATCTGACGACGCTGCCGGTTCTGCGCGCGGTCAATAAGAGCGGGCGCGCGGGTGTCAGGCCGCTTGGCATGATCCATTTCGACGCGCATTCCGACACGAATGACAGCTATTTCGGCGGCAACCGTTACACGCATGGCACTCCTTTCCGCCGTGCCATCGAAGAAGGCATCCTGGATCCTGCGCGCATCGTGCAGATCGGCATCCGTGGCTCTGTCTACGAGACCGGAGAGCATGACTGGGCGAAGGCCCAGGGGGTGCGGATCATCTACATGGAGGAATTCGCACGCCGCGGCGTGGACGATGTGATGGCGGAGGTACTCGATATCGTCGGCAAGCAGGAAACCTATGTCACTTTCGATGTCGATTCGATTGATCCCTCAATGGCGCCCGGCACCGGAACGCCGGAGATCGGCGGGCTCACGACCCGTGAGGCCCAGCAGATGCTGCGTCAGCTCCATGGCGTCAACATTGTCGGAGCCGATGTGGTCGAGGTGGCGCCGCCATTCGATATCGGCGGCATGACAGCCTTGGTAGGAGCCACGGTCATGTTCGAACTCCTCTGTATCCTGGCGGATCAGGTGCGGCGAAACAGGGCAGCGTGA
- a CDS encoding aldehyde dehydrogenase family protein — translation MELYERRAMVEGTAARLASRAASAVELKALEALNDEFGGAADKREGATLNRQFYMMLLNAAKNRFLVSSVNSLQKTMLILGPTTLMERSRVPEARLNGERRRTTGQLRLFAQTILEGDYLDRRHDKALPDRQPLPRPDLRLMQRPVGPVAVFGASNFPLAFSVAAGDTASALAAGCPVVVKGHSAHPGTSEIVAEAVLAAIRSCGIHPGVFSLVQGGKRDVGTALVQHPLIKAVGFTGSLGGGRALFDLCAQRPEPIPFFGELGSVNPMFVLPEALAARGAEIGKGWAASMTGSAGQLCTNPGIAVVPEGAEGDALVAATAGALAAIGPQMMLTVGMADAYRAGKARLDDSNSVRPVHATDSSGREVGPNLYEVSSAAFLSDHGLAEEVFGPLGLVVRVPSAEAMPDLARGFAGQLTATLHMDAGDAALAARLMPVLERKAGRILVNGYPTGVEVCDAMVHGGPYPASTNFGATSVGTMAIRRFLRPVCYQNLPAELLPADLG, via the coding sequence ATGGAACTTTACGAAAGGCGCGCCATGGTCGAGGGAACGGCGGCAAGACTTGCCTCTCGTGCAGCCTCGGCTGTCGAGTTGAAGGCGCTTGAAGCGCTGAACGACGAATTCGGGGGTGCCGCCGACAAACGCGAGGGAGCAACGCTGAACCGGCAGTTCTATATGATGCTGCTGAATGCTGCGAAGAACCGGTTTCTTGTCAGTTCGGTCAACAGCCTTCAAAAAACCATGCTGATCCTTGGCCCCACGACGCTGATGGAGCGTTCAAGGGTGCCCGAGGCGCGCCTGAATGGCGAGCGCAGGCGCACCACCGGGCAGTTGCGGCTGTTCGCCCAAACGATCCTTGAAGGCGATTATCTGGATCGGCGGCACGACAAGGCGCTGCCGGACCGCCAGCCGTTGCCGCGCCCGGACCTGCGGCTGATGCAGCGCCCGGTCGGACCGGTCGCGGTCTTCGGCGCCTCGAACTTCCCGCTGGCCTTCTCGGTCGCGGCCGGCGACACGGCATCGGCGCTGGCGGCGGGCTGTCCGGTCGTGGTCAAGGGCCATTCCGCCCATCCCGGCACCAGCGAGATCGTGGCCGAAGCTGTGCTGGCCGCCATCCGCTCCTGCGGCATCCATCCTGGTGTCTTCTCGCTGGTGCAGGGCGGCAAGCGCGACGTCGGCACGGCGCTGGTCCAGCATCCGCTGATCAAGGCGGTCGGCTTCACCGGCAGCCTCGGCGGTGGCAGGGCGCTGTTCGATCTGTGCGCGCAGCGCCCCGAGCCGATCCCGTTCTTCGGCGAGCTGGGCTCGGTCAACCCGATGTTCGTTCTGCCCGAGGCGCTGGCGGCGCGCGGCGCCGAGATCGGCAAGGGCTGGGCCGCCTCGATGACCGGCAGCGCCGGCCAGCTTTGCACCAATCCCGGCATCGCCGTCGTTCCCGAGGGTGCCGAGGGCGACGCCCTTGTCGCCGCCACCGCCGGGGCGCTGGCCGCCATCGGGCCGCAGATGATGCTGACGGTGGGCATGGCCGATGCCTATCGCGCGGGCAAGGCGCGGCTGGACGACAGCAACTCGGTGCGGCCCGTCCATGCCACCGACAGCAGCGGGCGCGAGGTCGGTCCGAACCTCTACGAGGTCTCCTCGGCCGCCTTCCTGTCGGATCACGGGCTGGCGGAAGAAGTCTTCGGCCCGCTTGGCCTTGTGGTGCGGGTGCCCTCGGCCGAGGCGATGCCGGATCTGGCGCGCGGTTTCGCGGGGCAATTGACCGCCACGCTGCATATGGATGCGGGCGATGCCGCACTGGCGGCGCGGCTGATGCCGGTGCTTGAACGCAAGGCGGGGCGGATCCTGGTCAACGGCTATCCCACCGGCGTCGAGGTCTGTGATGCCATGGTCCATGGTGGACCCTATCCGGCCTCGACCAATTTCGGCGCTACCTCGGTCGGCACGATGGCGATCCGCCGGTTCCTGCGTCCGGTCTGCTATCAGAACCTTCCCGCAGAACTGCTGCCTGCCGATCTTGGCTAG
- a CDS encoding SDR family NAD(P)-dependent oxidoreductase encodes MNSLSGKRALVTGAASGIGLACATALRNAGAEVVGLDLRPQSTDFRVLACDLSDEAQVIAAVAEAARIMGKIDILVNNAGILEERPLVELNAAHIDRMFAVNVRGAMLVAREATPHLPEGGRIINIVSELALLGRANASVYVATKAAMIGATRSWARELAPRILVNAVAPGPTDTPLLGFDQLDARAKAEETANPLGRIGQPAEVANAVVFLAGPGSTLFTGQCLGANGGAAMN; translated from the coding sequence GTGAATTCGCTTTCAGGGAAACGCGCGCTGGTTACCGGGGCCGCGAGCGGCATCGGACTGGCCTGTGCGACCGCCCTTCGCAACGCGGGCGCGGAGGTCGTAGGACTGGATCTCCGACCGCAGTCTACCGACTTCAGGGTGCTCGCATGCGATCTCTCGGACGAGGCGCAGGTTATCGCCGCCGTAGCCGAGGCCGCACGGATCATGGGCAAGATCGATATCCTGGTAAACAATGCCGGGATCCTCGAGGAGAGACCGCTTGTGGAGCTCAATGCCGCGCATATTGACCGTATGTTCGCGGTGAATGTCCGGGGCGCAATGCTGGTTGCGCGTGAGGCCACGCCACATCTGCCTGAGGGCGGCCGTATCATCAATATCGTCTCCGAGCTGGCGCTTCTGGGGCGTGCCAACGCATCGGTCTATGTTGCGACCAAGGCCGCAATGATCGGGGCGACCCGCTCCTGGGCCCGCGAGCTTGCGCCGCGTATCCTGGTCAATGCGGTCGCCCCCGGACCCACGGACACGCCATTGCTGGGCTTTGATCAGCTCGACGCGCGTGCAAAGGCGGAGGAGACCGCCAATCCGCTCGGTCGTATCGGGCAGCCCGCCGAGGTCGCGAATGCGGTCGTCTTCCTGGCCGGGCCCGGCTCCACGCTCTTTACCGGACAATGCCTCGGCGCCAATGGCGGCGCGGCGATGAACTGA